The genomic region CCTCGTGCATCTTAAGAATGTTATTTTCGATGTATTCGACAGCCTTTTCAGTGTTGCTGATTTCCTTATCACCAATGTAACGCAGGAAATCTTCTGAGCTGTATAATCGTTGAATAAACACCGCATCTTGAGGCGTGATCATTCTTAATCGTAAACGTTCGGTCTCGACTGCCTGCATAGTGATATTTTCCTTGCTGAATACCATGTAAATATTGAGTTCTAGAGCTAAAATGATTATCCTCCACCGCCTAAACTAAATACAAGGCTATGCAGCAATGAACCGTAAGAAAAAAATTAATCAAATTCTAAAAAAGAAGCAGAAACAGGCGAATTCTAAACTGCATAGTAGCAACAAGCCTCGCTACATTTCTAAAGCTGACCGTGCAAAAATGGAAGCAGAAGAACAAGCTAAAGCAGCTCAAGAGCAGGCTGAAGGCACAGTCGAAACAACTGTTGAAGCTGAAGAGACAAAAACTGCAGAGTAAGTTTATACTCGCAGCCCTTGGTCTAGCTCAATACACAGAGCAGATGAACAAAAAAGCAGCCTCTATTTGGGCTGCTTTTTCGATCGAGCGGTTTATTAGCTCACTTACTTTAGCCATCTAACCTTTGAAAGGTTGCACTTCCCAACGAGCAAACGGTGCTTTTGCGTTTATTCCTGCTCTTCCCCAACGATCAACTGAATCCACAACCAAGATACGCTCATTCGGTACCAATGATTTAATCAAGTTGCTTGGCTTTTTCGCTGTGACTAACCAAAGTGCATCGTCTTCTGAAAACATCGCTTTTAGCTTCGCTTTATCTTCCTCTGCCCATTCCAGTTCGGCTTTGAACATGCGTTCTTCAACAAACAGTTGGCTACCAGACGCGAAATCTTCCAAGCTTTCTGAAAGTAGTAATACTGAATCCACGTCATTGTCGAGCAATACTGCTTGTTGCTTATTAATCAGCTCACGAACATCCAACATCACTCGTTGTAGGTTGCTATCAATCGTTTCAGCTTGTGTCGGCCACAACAACTTAAAGTCGTCAGCCACGATTGCTGCCATACGTGTTAAGTTGGTTGGGTTTAACCACGCATATTTAGACACATCACCATTCGATAATGTAAGGGCTGCAACGCCTTGTGCTCGTGGTGTAATGGCTTGAGCGGCATCAACCTCAACCAAACGGATATTGCCTTGTCTTGCGTATACAAACGTAGGGTCTGCTTGCCAGATCGATGACAACGTTACCGCAACGGTCGCCTTTTCGCCAGACTTAAGAACTTTGCTTGCACCCTTGGTAGCAAACCAATTTGGCAGACGGTCGATACCGTAGCGCTTGGGTGGCAGATACTCAGTCGTGATGTCAGTGCCTTTAGTTAGCTCCGTCGCTAATGCATAAGTCACAGGTGTACTCGTTAGAATATCTTCAGCATTCGCTTTAATTGACACCAACGAGCCAGCCATTAACACACTGCCAAGCACACCGACTTGAGCCGTTGCTTTGACTGAGCTCGAGATACGATTCATTAAAGAAGTCATGATTACGCCTTTCTTACAATTCGGTATAGCGTTGCTGCAAGGAAAAACGTTGCAGAAACAATGATGATAGAAGCACCCGACGGTACTGGCAATTTAAGTTCCATTGGTAATACCGTGCCAACCAAACACGCAATGGTCGCTAGCAATGCTGATAACAACACAAAGCTACCCATGCGCTTGGTTAATAGTCGAGCCGTTGCACCTGGAATCAATAACAACGCGCCTACCAAAACTGCACCCACAATCTTAACGGCAGCAATCGTGACTAACGTGATCATCATGACAAACAGGTAGTCGTAGAAACTGGTGTTGTAACCGCGAACCTTCGCAATATCAGGACTGATACAGGTAAGCAGGATACGGTTGAATGTCGGTATCAAAAGCAAAATGATGATCGCGCAACTGCCTGCGAGAATCGCTAAGTCTTGATCTGTTACCGTAAGGATCGAACCAAACAATACGTTCTCAAGCATGTGAATATTGATCTTACGAGCCACGTACATCAGTAACGCAGCACCCACTGCCAATGCCAGCGCTAGGAACACACCAACCAAGGTATCGTATGGCACGTTGGTTCGGTTTCTTACAAAGTGCAAAAGCAAAGCGAAAATCATACAAAAGCTAAACAGCCCAATGATCGGATTTTCTGGTGGCTCGCCAAGCAGAACACCAATTGCAATACCAGTTAATGCTGCGTGACCCACCGCCTCAGAGAAGAAAGCCAGACGCTTGGCAATCACCAAAGTACCCAGACCACCTAATAGAGGGCCAAGTAATAACGCTGCAACCAAAGCGTTTACCATGAAGGCATACATGAAGCTTTCTGATAACAGACCCGCTTCAACCCCAATAATGGCAAGTTGTCGTAACCAATCCATTACGCAACCTCCTTCGATTTGGTCATGGTAGAACCACTGCTGTAATGCTGAAACAAGCTCTCGATTTTGCTTGGGTGTAAAACTTCTTGATGCGGGCCACTATCCACTAAGAATCGGTTAACGACATGTACGTTCGCTTCAAGTCGACGAACTGCAGTAACATCGTGATGAACTGCTAGAATCGTTCGGCCTTCATCAACGCATTCACGAATTAGCGACTCCAGATAGCGAACGCCCTGCTCGTCCATGCCCGTCGTAGGTTCATCCAATACTAGTAAGCTCGGGTTATCCAATAACGCTTGAGCAAACAAAACACGTTGCTGCTCACCACCGGACAACTGTCCCATACGGCGGTCGCTACGAGTCGCCATACCAACGCGATCTAACTGCGCGAGTGCAAGATCCAATTGCTTAGATTTGCGACGCCAAAACAGAGGGATTCGCGTCTGATTTAGCAGAACAAAGTCCATGACCGTCAAAGGTAAGCTCGACTCGAATGTCGCTTTTTGAGGCACGTAACCAATACTTGGCTTTTCTGGCCAATGAATGTTGATCGCTCCAGAGAAAGGCGTCAATCCAAGTACCGATCTCAGCAAAGAAGTTTTGCCGCCGCCGTTTGGCCCCATGATCACATGACACTCGCCCGCTTTAAGTTCTAGCGAGATATCATCAAGAATCACATTGTTATCGTACTGCAGACCCAGTTTATTAATTGAGATTGATGGACCTAGCATTATGCGTTCCCGCTTTTAGCTTGGTTCGCCGCCGCAAATTTCATGGCTTCGATTAACGTCTCTAGGTTCTTCTTCATCTCAACTTCTACTTTATCGTCTTCATATTCGCCGTGGGTCATGTGAGAAAAACGGTAAAGTTGAACGCCCGTTTCCGCCTCAATCGTGTCAACAAAACGGTTTGGCATGTTCAATTCGTAAAACAGAACATCAATACCCGATGCGCGGATCTTCTCGATCGTCTCTTGAAGTTGGCTAGCACTTGGCTCAACACCGTGTGCAGGCTCGATTACCGCCGCGACATCAACACCAAACTCTTGAAGAATGTATCCATAAGCGTTGTGTGTAGTCGCAACCTTCATGCCTGATGTATCTAACTCACCTAATGACAACATCGCATCACGCTTCATAAAACGAAATTGCTTAGCGTACTTACGTGCATTCTTGCGATAAAACGCAGCGTTGTCTGGGTCGAGCTTAGATACTTCACTGGCAATGGTGTAAACCTTTTGAATGGTTGTCGAAAGCCCAACAAAGGTATGCGGGTTAACAGCACCCTGACCCACAGACTGACCAAGAGCCGGAAGTAAAGGCACTTCTTTGTTTGCTTCGATCACCACTAAGTCATCACGTTGCGCGGCTGAAATCACTTTAAGCGCGAAGTCATCATGACCAATACCGTTTACTACGATTGCATCCATTTGGCTCAATCGCTTTAAATCATTGGGTTGTGGTAAGTAGTTATGTGGGTTGAAACCTGCGTCAACCAAAGGAAGAATGTTCACTTTGTCGCCGACTACAGCTTTCACATAGCTGTAGTAAGGTTGAAGTGTGATACCAATCGTCAGCTTGTTACTGTCGACCGTGTATTCTTTTGCTAATGCATGAGGTGCCATAAACACCGCTAATAACGACATGAACAGGGTCATAATTCGCATAGTAATTCTCTTATTATTAGTGAGCATCGCTTTCATGATGCTGTTCAATTTCTGATTCGTTCACAACCATTTTCCAACCAGTAGACTCAAGCGTGTGTTGGTCAAAAGTTACTGGCTGTTTCGCTATGCCACCCAAAAAGATCCAGATTTCAGGAGAAATGCTGTTCGCGTTTAAAATAAAGGAATCCGCAGAACCATGATCGGTTGGCGTAGAATGCTCGCTTGGTGTCGCATACTCACTTGGAGTAGAGAAGTAATAACCACGTTCGTCCAGTACCCAAGCATGAGAACCTTTGCGCTTCCAACTCTGATCTTCTACAAATGGGGCAACCCATTCATCTTTAAGTGACGCTACACTCGGCCATTCACCATCTGAGTCCATGCGCAGGTCACGAATTTCTTCATGAGCCAAACGCAGCTCTGATAGCATCGCCAAATTTTCTTGTTCAACATCCGTCACTAAAATTTGATGGTCAAGTACGGCTTTTACGTGAGATTCCGCCTGATGAAATGGGATCGCGACAGTTGCAAAGCAAAGGATAGATACAATGATCAGCCCTACCCATTTGCCCTCTCTGCCGCCCGTGTCAGCACGTACGCTTTGAATTATCATTTTTCGCTGATCTCAACAACATCGACTTCAACGGGAAACTCATGGCCTGAATCAAACACAAGGTAGAACTCAGTGTCAGGATGTGGGAATTCAACGATAGAACGTTTATCTGTCATCTCTTTTGCAATCAAGTTGTCTTCGTAATCGTACATCTCAACCGCGTAATCAATCGCTTTGCTGCCATCGGAATAACCCGCTTCACAAGCAACGGTTTTGCCTTCAAACCAGCAACTCATCAATGGGAAGTGTGCTTGTGCAGGTAATGCAGCGAAACCAAGTCCCAATGCTAAGCAAGGAGTCATTAAAGCGTTAAATTTTGTTTTTATTGTCATGGTTTGTACCCTAGCCACAGTGCAAATTCTCAGTTATAAACTGAGCGATAAAGGGCTCAAATGAGCCCTTAAGTTTTTTGGTTCTTAATCAGGGCTCTAGCCCAAATATCACAGACTATTGAAGCAGTGCTTCGAATGTTAGGTGAACATTCGCGCTTGCTTTGTCCGCCAGTGGGTTGTCAATCAACTCACCTTTGTAGTTCGCCTTCATTACGTAACGACCCGCTACGTCTGGAGTAAACGTGATTTCACCATTCTCATCGCTCACCACGTCAATCTGCTCTTGGTGGTTGCGGTAAAGCGTACCTTCACGAGTGATTTCCGCTGTAACACCTTTCTGAACTTCACCGTTGTAGAAGAACTGGAATGTTACTGGTTCGCCTTCAATGATGTCTGAAGGGTGTGTAATAGGTTTCATTTCAAGTAGCTTGCCTTCAATTTTGAAGGCTGAATCTGATGGCTTACCTACTGTGATGTAGCTTTCAGCACGTGTGAAGCTGATTTGTGTTACCACGTCACGTGCCTTTTCTGGTAGTACTGAATCGCGCTCAGCCTTGTTTGCTTTAACCCACTTCACGGTGTCACGGCGACCCGCTTTGTATTGGGTGTAGTAAGACGGTTCGTTGTTGATCGCCACTTTGTGTGTACCTTCTTCTTCAAAATAGAAGTCGAAGATTGAACGACGCTTGCCGCGAATCACAAAGTTAGGGCGCTCACTGCGGCCATCTGGCATGATGACATGAGCATTTTCGCTGCCAGCAGGCTTATCAAAAACAAACGTGCCGTGAGAAGCAGTAACGTCGAACGTTAGCCAATCACCACCTTCTTTAGATACTGTGAAATGAGATGGCAGAATCCAACGTGGGTGAGCTTGTGCTGTTGTCGTTGCTGCTAAGCCAAATGCCATAACACCCGCTAGTGCAAGTGCCTTAATTTTTGTCTGTTTCATCATGTTCAATTCCATTATTTATAATTGTTAGCCGTGTCGCTCAAACTGAGCCTACGATGACGACTGTCTATTCTGTACAGTTTGCTTTTGCGATTCGTACCTACTACTTAGCGATGTAGTTCAGGGTGATTACACCCGTCTCTTCCGTTGCTTTTAATTCGTAAGACGCATTTGAATCTATGAGTGATACTTTTTGGCGAAGGTAGTTACGGCCACCGTGTTCACGAACCACTTCGATATGAACCGTGTACTCGCCTTGTTCTAACGTTTCACCGCTGTCGCTCTTACCATCCCAAACAAAACGGTACTGACCAGCAGGACGGGTTGCAGACGTCACAGCATCAACCAATTCACGATCGTAACGGCCAACCTTTCTCCACCAGCTACGTAGATCCTTAAGCCATTCGTCTTTTCCGACCCAAAGCTCAATGGTTTTCACTGATTTTCGCTCGCTGTTCTCTACCCACACCGCCACATAAGGACGTGCATACATAGAGGTATCTATTTTTGGAAGTTCAAAGCTGACATCCAGTTTTGCCGTATCAGGAATCGCTTTTGCCAGACCTAGGCTTGGTAAAAGAGATAAGGCAAGAAGCACCTTACTCCAGTTCATTTTTTTCATTTTTAACAACCTTATAAACCCGTTTAACCTTAAGTTCGTTCTTCAATCCGATTCGTCAATCGAATCAAACGTTAAGGCACGGCGACAAAATAGATAACAAGTGAGATTGCAGACCCAAGCACCGTCCATTTGATAGAAGTATTCAGCGTCTTTTTCTTAGGTAACAGTAAGCACACGCCGGTAAGCACAAAGAAGATCATCAATAGCGCGGTGATATCGATGAACCATTTCCATACTTCACCACTATTACGACCTTTGTGTAGATCGTTTAACAAAGCGATAACGCCGTAATTCGTGGTTTCGACTTCTACAAATTCAGACGTAACGTCAACAAAAACGGAAGCGTTGTAGCCTGGTCCTTTGAAGTCCATAGATACCTCACCGATGAGCAACTCACCGTCTTCAATCTCTGCGTAGATGTCCAAACCTGAAGCAACACCGGAGAGGTTAGCTTCTTCAAACAGAAACGTTTCAAAGGCTGTCTCGTCAGCTTTTAAACGCCCGTCTTGAACCGTAAATAAACTTGAAGGAAGCGTTAGCGTAGAGCGTTGGATATTGGGTTGGCTTGATTCAAATAACTCAGGTCGGTTCAGGGTGATACCGGTTACTGAGAAAAAAAGAACCACGAACAGAAGTGCCATAGAAATATAAACATGAAGTCGACGAGCCCATGACTGAACCGCCCTACTTTTTAACGACATACAAACCAATACCTATAAATTTTATGGCGACAATTTAGTTGATAATCATTCGTATTGGCATTCAATTTACATTGTTTACGTTTGCAGAGCAGCGTAAGGAAATTTACATAACATTACATGGGAAGTAATCGAACTGTATGCATATTCTTGCTAACGTGTACTAAAGGAATTTGATTCTTTCTATTAGAAGTTATCGATAACAGGGTCAAACCTCAAAAAAACCTCAATCTCATCATGCTTGATTGAGGTGGGTTTAAGGTAACAGTTGTGGCTTTAAGGATGGAAAGTTGGGACTATTTGATCGTTGGATCTGTTTGAAGATCATCCCAAACGATGATTCTTCGATTGATATCGATTTGTTAAAATCTGAACTAATCACTGCTTTGGTTATAGCTAATTAAGCTAAAAAGGAATTGAAATGCGTATTATTATTTTGGCTTTGGCTGCACTAGCAACAGCGTGTACCAACCAAATAACCAGCACGGAAGAGCATATTCAACAATACATCGGTTCAGACATAACCGATGTACAAGAACGTTACCTTACTGAGCGCTCACGTCCTATCAGCTTTTGGGAATCCAGAAACTTTGCTTGGGTTGAAACTCAAACAGCACTAGACAATGGTTATACCTTGCATGCCTTTAAAAACCCTTATCGCGACTGCACTATTAACTGGGTTGCGGATACCAGCGGTGAGATTCGAAGTGCAACGTCAAGCGGCGCGATGTGCGATCCGTAATCTATCAGTCCGATGAGTAAAACTAGACCAACCCTAGCCACCAAAATTACGAAATAAATTAAAAAAGGGTGTCATTTGAACCATCAAATGACACCCTTTTCTCTTGGTATCTGTCGTGCTATCAACAGTTAGACGTTGCCGTTATCACTGACTGTTCTTAGCTGAGTCAGGTATTTAATCCAACCTTTTGCTTCAGAAGAAGGTTCAATGTTATTCGCACGTTTAGCTTGAGCAAGAGCATTATCAAGATTCTTTAGCTTGTACCATGAACGTACTTTCGCTAAAGCAACATCGGCTTGCTTGTTCTTGTCTTTCACTTTATCCAAAACAACCAGTGCACGATCGTAGTAACCTTGCTGAACCAATAACTGAGCCACATTCCAATGATATTTCGTGTCTTTTTTAGACGCTAACGTCCACACTTCAATGGCACTGTCCCACTCTTTCGCTAGCTGCCAGTATGTGGCTTGCTCAGCCAGAAGTTGAACATCGCTGTTCGCATCATCTAATTTAGCGATCTCTTGTGCTGCACGCTCTGGAATACCACGTTTAGCATAAAGCTGAGCCAGTAATCTGCGGTCTGAGTTTTTCAGCTCTACACCTTGAAGATCAGCCAACGCAAGTGTGTTCAATGCATCGCGGTTACGTTCTAGTCTTAGCTGAATACCCACAAGTTGACGCCACCAGTTGTCTTTTTCTGGCTGAAGTTCAATCAGGCTTTCCAGAGTTGGAATAGATTGCTTCCACTGCTTTAACTGTAGTTGCGCACCCAGTTTTAGAGACAGAGGCGACAGTTCTGATTTTGCATTGAACTTGTCACGATTACCAATCGCTACTAGTACTTTTGACCAGTTCTCGATTTGGTATTCCGCTTGTGCAATTCGCATCCAAAGCACGTCTTTCTTTTCTGCCTCTGGCGCTGTTTTTACTAACTCGTAGTAATGTGGAAGTGCGTTTTTGAACTGCTGATCATTTAATAATAGATCGGCAAGCATACGCTTGGTTACCCAAGCTTGTTCATCCACCAGCAAATTAGTGTCTACCGCGTAAGTAAGCTGCTTAATAGCGGCATCCGTTTTACCGTCTTGCCAGTAGAAAACACCCAGCATGCGAGCCACGTACGCTTTGTCGTAGCCTTTAGAAAGCTCCAAGCCTGCAAGTACGTCAATGGCCTGCTTAACCTGTTCATCTTGAGCAAGCTTATGCGCCTTTTGAACACGAATAGCAGTATATTGGGTTAGCTCTTGTGCCTGTGTTGTAAGGGCCATTAACAACAAGCCCACTAATATCCATATCTGTTTCATCATTTTGCCAACTTAAACTCTAGTTTCACGGTTTGACCAACCTGAGCTATCGCTTTTCCATCGACGACTTTCGGTTGATATTTCCATTTTTTAAGTGCTCTCATCGCTTCACGTTCAAACATACGACGTGGGTTTGCGTCAGTGACTTGAATGTCAATTGGGCGTCCCGTTTCATCGATGGTAAAAGACATAATCACATGACCTTCAGCACCACGCTTAAGCGCTTTCGCTGGGTAACGAGGCTCTACTCGATACAAAGGCATTGCCTGTTGGTTTGACCCAAAATCAGAGAATGTCGGTGCGTTAATCGCAAGGCCATCAATGGATGTATTCAAATCCAATGATGGCAAAGAAGACATCGAGTTCAGAGGCGTAACTTCAGCTTGTGACTGAGATGTTTGCGCTTCTGGTGGTGGCTCTGGCATTTCTGGTTTTTCAGGGACGGCACGCTGTCTTCTTTGAACTTCTTGTTCTTGTTCCACCATCACCATGTTGAAACTTAACGTCTCGCTATCATCTGGTGAACGTTGGTGGCCATTGTCGACCATCCAAGCCATGAAAGAAAACAGTGCTAAGCCCAGTGCACCTGCTAGTGGTAAAGCAAGAAATAGGCGAATCATTTATAAAGATCCTCCAAGATCATCGCTTATCAGCAGCAAGCGCAATATTTTTAACACCCGCACCTTTCGCGGCGTCCATCACTTTAACAACCGTACCGTTATAAGCGTGTTCATCCGCTTGTATAACCAAAGAAGCATCAGGTTGTTCTAGCAACAAGTGTTCTAACGTCGCTTGGACACGTTCAACATCAACGACACGCTTATCAATAAAAATGTCATTCGCAGAAGTAATCGCAACAAAGATGCCCGCATCCTTTTGACTGACTACGTTAGAAGCTTGTGGGCGATTAACTTCCACCCCTGATTCACGAACAAATGAACTGGTCACAATAAAGAAAATAAGCATGATAAAGACAATATCAAGCATCGAAGTAAGGTCTATTTGAGCCTCTTCGTTTTTAGAATGACGTCGACCGAGTCTCATCGTTGACTCCTTAAAGATTTTTCTAATTTCAATTCTAAGCGGTTACACACTTTCGCTAAGCGTGCATGAACAAACATGCCCGCTAACGCTGCAACCATGCCTGCCATGGTTGGCAGTGTTGCTAACGAGATACCTGAAGCCATCAATTTAGGGTCGCTGCTACCTTGTGTCGCCATGACATCAAAAACAGAGATCATACCGGTGACGGTGCCTAACAAGCCCAACATCGGACAAATAGCGACTAACAGCTTAATAAAATTCAAGTTTTGGTTAAGCAAGATACTCGCTTGCCCTAACCAACCTTCACGAATGGCTTTGGCATGCCAAGAAGAGTGATCTTCTCTTTCATGCCACTTTGCTATCCAAGCTTGGCGTTGCTTAGGAAAGTAGAACGCAAGATAAAGTACGCGTTCCACCACAAGCACCCAATACACTAGGACAACAACCGCTAGCCACCACAGGACGAAGCCGCCCTGCTCCATAAAGCTTGATAAAGACAGCAGCCAGTCACTCGTTAACCAACTCGCTGGTAATAGAGAAGCCGACAAAATATCCATTACGCAGCAGTCCCAACTGGTGAAACAATAGCTTTTGATTCAACTGTCTTTTCTGCCTGCTCAGCTACAAGACCGATACCTTGTTTCTCAAGAATATTACGAATGTTTTCTGCTTGAGTGCTAAGAATGTTGTGTGCAAGTAAAAGAGGCATTGCCGCTACCAGGCCAAGTACCGTCGTTACAAGCGCCATCGAAATACCACCCGCCATTACTTTAGGGTCGCCATTACCAAACTGTGTGATCACTTGGAACGTTTCGATCATACCCGTTACTGTACCTAGAAGACCTAACATTGGAGCTAGTGCTGCCAATAGTTTAAGCATTGATAGACCTTTCTCTAAGTGTGTCTGCTCATCAACAACTGCTTCTAATAGACGTAGCTCTAACGCTTCAACCGTTTGATTTTGCTCTTTGTTGTACACCGCAAGAACACGCCCTAGAGGGTTTTTGCCCGCTTGCTCTGGGTTCTTAAGTTGTGCGCGAATTTTCTGACGAGCAATCGCTAGAGACACGCCACGAACCAATGCGATAATTAAGCCAATAGCCAGAAGACCAAGAATCACTTTACCAACTACACCACCCGCTTGTAGACGGTCAGTTAGGCTTGGCGTAAGTGCTAATTGCTCTAGCATAAATCCGCGAGAAGGATCGACAACCACGTTAGATACTTCGCCATTCGCTAACGAAGAAAGTGACGCTAACGTTGGACCATTTTGTGGTTGCTTAAGGTAAGCGATCGCATCTTCACGCTGAGTGTTCCAGCTAACATAGCCTTGCTCTGTCACAAGACCAATTGAACCTAGGCGGTAAGCGTCAACCTTGTTTGTATTGCCTTCACCATTAATGAATGCAATTTGAGATTTGCTAAGCTCAGAGCTCGCTTGAATCTGCTCAACCATGCTCATCCACAAACCAGAAAGTTGTGGCATTGATGGCAGGGATTTAGCATCGATAATTTGGTCAACGGTCGCTGTGTGCTCAGCGCGATCTACGCTGTTTACTGTTGAGCTAAGCTCTGCGCCCAGTTCTTTCGCGTTTTGACGAACGACACCGAACAATTCACCAAGGCTACCCGTTTCCAAGCGCAGTTTTTCTTCTAAACGAGCCAGCTTATTTTCGTTATCGCTGAAGGTTTGAGTAAGAACGTCTGTCGCGTTTTGAACAGATGTACGCTTGGCTTCAAGCTGAGCTTTGATCGCTTTCAGTTCTTGCTCTGTCTTTTTAAAGTCAGCTTCGCGCACTACGTTATGAGAAGCTTGAGTACGATTCTCTGATTTTACTTTGTTAACGAGCTGAGCCGTCGAGTCTGAAGCTGAGAAAGCAGAAAATGAAAGTGATGTAATACAAAGCAATGCTGCTAATGGTTTTAAGTTCATTACTTAACCTCCGCAACAGTTAGAGAAACAGGTAAAGTAATTAAGCTTGGTGCTGCTTGTTGGCTTGCAATGTCGTAGGCTTTATCTAGCTCCGATTTCATCGAAGAATCTAGCTCTTGCCATTGGTTTTGTGTTTGATTCCACGACCAGTATTGGCTGCCGTTTAAGTTACGAGCAACTAAAGAGATGCGACCTAGATGTAAAACGTCAGCTTCAATCGTTCTATCGCTGTTCAGTGCAACACGCCCCTGGTAAGCACCTAGCTTAATGCCATAGTCCATTTCGATTTGGTATGCTTCTAGGATACGACGGTACTTTTCAGCATCACTTACATCCGCACGAGTCATCATAGCTTGAAGCTTTTCAACTCTCTCTAGACGCTGCTCTTTCTTAATCGGCACGTCTTTTTCTACCAGCTGTTGCAGGCCATCGATCATTTGATACATCAAAGGCACGACGCCTTGACGCGTGTATTTAATTTCTTCGATCTGCCCTTCAATGCTTTGAGCTT from Vibrio gigantis harbors:
- a CDS encoding ExbD/TolR family protein, whose translation is MRLGRRHSKNEEAQIDLTSMLDIVFIMLIFFIVTSSFVRESGVEVNRPQASNVVSQKDAGIFVAITSANDIFIDKRVVDVERVQATLEHLLLEQPDASLVIQADEHAYNGTVVKVMDAAKGAGVKNIALAADKR
- a CDS encoding MotA/TolQ/ExbB proton channel family protein yields the protein MDILSASLLPASWLTSDWLLSLSSFMEQGGFVLWWLAVVVLVYWVLVVERVLYLAFYFPKQRQAWIAKWHEREDHSSWHAKAIREGWLGQASILLNQNLNFIKLLVAICPMLGLLGTVTGMISVFDVMATQGSSDPKLMASGISLATLPTMAGMVAALAGMFVHARLAKVCNRLELKLEKSLRSQR
- a CDS encoding energy transducer TonB; this translates as MIRLFLALPLAGALGLALFSFMAWMVDNGHQRSPDDSETLSFNMVMVEQEQEVQRRQRAVPEKPEMPEPPPEAQTSQSQAEVTPLNSMSSLPSLDLNTSIDGLAINAPTFSDFGSNQQAMPLYRVEPRYPAKALKRGAEGHVIMSFTIDETGRPIDIQVTDANPRRMFEREAMRALKKWKYQPKVVDGKAIAQVGQTVKLEFKLAK
- a CDS encoding DUF3450 domain-containing protein, which encodes MNLLKTSLALAISLVATSSMANSLDQAQSIQNKTNNASASSQKVIDKSSQATLLLQAEIERLQEEVKNLEIYYDHLAALVESQNQEAQSIEGQIEEIKYTRQGVVPLMYQMIDGLQQLVEKDVPIKKEQRLERVEKLQAMMTRADVSDAEKYRRILEAYQIEMDYGIKLGAYQGRVALNSDRTIEADVLHLGRISLVARNLNGSQYWSWNQTQNQWQELDSSMKSELDKAYDIASQQAAPSLITLPVSLTVAEVK
- a CDS encoding MotA/TolQ/ExbB proton channel family protein → MNLKPLAALLCITSLSFSAFSASDSTAQLVNKVKSENRTQASHNVVREADFKKTEQELKAIKAQLEAKRTSVQNATDVLTQTFSDNENKLARLEEKLRLETGSLGELFGVVRQNAKELGAELSSTVNSVDRAEHTATVDQIIDAKSLPSMPQLSGLWMSMVEQIQASSELSKSQIAFINGEGNTNKVDAYRLGSIGLVTEQGYVSWNTQREDAIAYLKQPQNGPTLASLSSLANGEVSNVVVDPSRGFMLEQLALTPSLTDRLQAGGVVGKVILGLLAIGLIIALVRGVSLAIARQKIRAQLKNPEQAGKNPLGRVLAVYNKEQNQTVEALELRLLEAVVDEQTHLEKGLSMLKLLAALAPMLGLLGTVTGMIETFQVITQFGNGDPKVMAGGISMALVTTVLGLVAAMPLLLAHNILSTQAENIRNILEKQGIGLVAEQAEKTVESKAIVSPVGTAA